From the Desulfovibrio sp. JY genome, one window contains:
- a CDS encoding MarR family transcriptional regulator yields the protein MAEDLNACARELLEVMPLVMQELRQTMRSHSAPDLRVPELRSLAFLRHSPGANLTDLAEYIGVSLPSMSKLVDALAYRGFVERKPDPSDRRRVRLSLTEEGTTVLSKAREAVKAKFVTRLARLNAEDLALVTTGMGLLRELFSNTTAAPETGGIKQPEPEIAGAIRA from the coding sequence ATGGCTGAAGATCTCAATGCCTGCGCCCGCGAGCTTTTGGAAGTCATGCCACTGGTGATGCAGGAGCTGCGGCAGACCATGCGCAGCCACAGCGCGCCGGATCTGCGCGTGCCGGAACTGCGCAGCCTGGCTTTTTTGCGGCACAGCCCAGGGGCCAATCTGACCGATCTGGCCGAATATATCGGCGTTTCCCTGCCGTCCATGTCCAAACTCGTGGACGCCCTGGCCTACCGCGGCTTTGTCGAGCGCAAGCCCGATCCCTCGGACCGGCGGCGGGTACGCCTGAGCCTGACCGAGGAGGGGACAACCGTGCTGTCCAAGGCCCGCGAGGCGGTCAAGGCCAAGTTCGTCACGCGACTTGCGCGCTTAAACGCCGAGGACCTCGCCCTTGTGACCACGGGCATGGGGCTTTTGCGGGAACTCTTTTCCAATACGACCGCCGCGCCGGAAACGGGCGGGATCAAGCAGCCCGAGCCCGAAATCGCCGGAGCCATCCGGGCCTGA
- a CDS encoding MFS transporter, which yields MEHVVNGKNGGGLRLRSRQSLDRLARSFRHRNFRLFFAGQFISLVGTWMQSVAVSWLVYRLTGSSLALGLVGFVGYLPVFVLGLWGGYLADRGNKRSLLIVTQTAAMFQALALAAITLTDTATVWLVGALAMVLGTINAVDMPTRQAFVVDMVGKEDLHNAIALNSSMFNSARVLGPAVAGILVATVGEGWCFFINGISYLAVIAGLLMMRLPPSPPRPKTVSMADHMRAGIRYAANDRPMRAILTGLCLTSLFGASYMVLMPIFVDTILAHGASGLGFLMAATGFGSVIAALTLAVRKESAGLDRVRVFAGLGFGLALIVFALSRWFWLSMALASVLGFCLILFFAAANTLLQLRSPDAMRGRVMALYSITLVGMAPFGSLFAGTMASLIGAPATVLLSGVICAVGVGWLALRQPGADPATGDTPRTS from the coding sequence ATGGAACATGTCGTCAACGGGAAGAACGGTGGGGGGCTGCGCCTGCGTTCGCGGCAATCCCTGGACCGTTTGGCCCGATCGTTTCGCCATCGTAATTTCCGGCTTTTCTTCGCCGGGCAATTCATCTCCCTCGTCGGCACCTGGATGCAGTCCGTGGCCGTCTCCTGGCTGGTCTACCGGCTCACGGGGTCGAGCCTGGCCCTGGGCCTGGTCGGATTCGTGGGCTATCTGCCCGTGTTCGTGCTCGGGCTCTGGGGCGGTTATCTGGCCGACCGGGGCAACAAGCGTTCCCTGCTGATCGTCACCCAGACGGCGGCCATGTTTCAGGCGCTGGCCCTGGCGGCGATCACCCTGACCGATACGGCCACGGTGTGGCTGGTCGGCGCGCTGGCCATGGTCCTTGGCACCATTAACGCCGTGGATATGCCGACGCGGCAGGCCTTCGTGGTGGATATGGTGGGCAAGGAGGACCTGCACAACGCCATTGCGCTCAATTCCTCCATGTTCAACAGCGCCCGGGTGCTTGGTCCGGCCGTGGCCGGGATACTGGTGGCGACAGTGGGAGAGGGCTGGTGCTTTTTTATCAACGGCATAAGCTACCTCGCCGTCATCGCCGGCCTCTTGATGATGCGTCTGCCGCCGTCCCCGCCGCGCCCGAAAACGGTTTCCATGGCGGATCATATGCGCGCGGGCATCCGCTACGCCGCAAACGACCGGCCCATGCGGGCCATTTTGACCGGGCTTTGCCTGACAAGCCTTTTCGGCGCGTCCTACATGGTGCTCATGCCGATTTTCGTGGACACGATCCTGGCCCATGGCGCTTCGGGGCTCGGGTTTCTCATGGCCGCGACGGGGTTCGGCAGCGTGATCGCGGCGCTGACCCTGGCCGTGCGCAAGGAGAGCGCGGGGCTTGACCGGGTGCGGGTGTTCGCCGGCCTCGGCTTCGGCCTGGCGCTCATCGTCTTTGCTCTGTCCCGGTGGTTTTGGCTGTCCATGGCGCTGGCCTCGGTGCTGGGCTTTTGCCTGATCCTCTTTTTCGCTGCCGCCAACACCCTGCTCCAGTTGCGCAGTCCCGACGCCATGCGGGGGCGGGTCATGGCGCTTTATTCCATCACCCTCGTCGGCATGGCCCCCTTTGGCTCGCTTTTCGCCGGGACCATGGCCAGCCTGATCGGCGCGCCGGCCACGGTGCTCCTTTCCGGCGTCATCTGCGCCGTCGGTGTCGGCTGGCTGGCCCTCCGGCAGCCTGGAGCCGATCCCGCCACGGGCGACACACCCCGGACATCCTAA
- a CDS encoding phosphoribosylaminoimidazolesuccinocarboxamide synthase — MDAVAQTDMPALTLRSRGKVRDIYDLSPESLLIVTTDRISAYDVIMPDPIPQKGVILNQITLFWMDMFEDMVPNHLLATEVTNFPAACAPYAAQLAGRSVVARKAKPLPIECIVRGFITGSGLKDYKATGKVCGHALPAGLVESDMLPEPLFTPSTKADLGAHDENITLAKAKDMIGVELCAKVEELSLAMYAKARDYARGRGIIIADTKFEFGQTDDGLILIDEVLTPDSSRFWPAEGYKPGNSQPSYDKQYLRDWLTSVGFDKKPPAPRLPEDVVAKTREKYLTAYAVLTGKKLA, encoded by the coding sequence ATGGACGCCGTCGCCCAGACCGATATGCCGGCCCTGACCCTGCGCTCGCGGGGCAAGGTCCGCGATATTTACGACCTCTCCCCGGAGAGCCTTTTAATCGTCACCACGGATCGCATCTCGGCCTATGACGTGATCATGCCCGACCCCATCCCGCAAAAGGGCGTCATCCTCAACCAGATCACGCTCTTTTGGATGGACATGTTCGAGGACATGGTCCCCAACCATCTGCTGGCCACGGAAGTAACGAATTTTCCGGCCGCCTGCGCGCCCTACGCCGCACAGCTCGCCGGCCGGTCGGTGGTGGCCAGGAAGGCCAAGCCGCTGCCCATCGAGTGCATCGTGCGCGGGTTCATCACCGGCTCGGGGCTCAAGGACTACAAGGCCACGGGCAAGGTCTGCGGCCACGCGCTCCCGGCCGGACTGGTCGAATCGGACATGCTGCCCGAACCGCTTTTCACGCCCTCGACCAAGGCCGACCTCGGCGCCCACGACGAGAACATCACGCTCGCCAAGGCCAAGGACATGATCGGCGTCGAGTTGTGCGCCAAGGTGGAGGAACTGAGCCTCGCCATGTACGCCAAGGCCCGGGATTATGCCCGGGGGCGCGGCATCATCATCGCGGACACCAAGTTCGAGTTCGGGCAGACCGATGACGGGCTCATCCTCATCGACGAGGTCCTGACCCCCGATTCCTCGCGGTTCTGGCCGGCGGAAGGCTACAAACCGGGCAACTCCCAGCCGAGCTACGACAAGCAGTACCTGCGCGACTGGCTGACCTCGGTCGGCTTTGACAAGAAGCCGCCCGCGCCGCGCCTGCCCGAGGACGTGGTGGCCAAGACGCGGGAGAAGTACCTGACGGCCTACGCGGTGCTGACCGGGAAAAAATTGGCCTAA
- the hisD gene encoding histidinol dehydrogenase codes for MPCPRFTISGPDDFGALRHMLAGRTAAASDAEDKVRHILNDVATRGDEALIELTSRFDCKTFDAACLRVSAADIAAGVAAVPASDRAIIEEAADNIRTFHAAQKERSWWMPSADGTMLGQIVTPVDAAGCYVPGGRGGETPLISSLLMNAIPAQVAGVPRIVVVSPPRQDGSLNPYILTAAKVLGIDEIYRVGSAWAIAALAYGTASIAPVDVVAGPGNIYVTTAKRMLIGTIGIDMIAGPSEIAILADTSANPDWLAADMLSQAEHDPMAAAVCVSSDEKLLDATCEALVRRLADLPRNDIAAASLAHYGALAVVPDLSVGMELINAIAPEHFELCVADPWALVGQVRHAGAVFMGNHCPEPVGDYFAGPNHVLPTMGTARFSSALSVATFTKKTSLIAAAPGYIAAHGAKIARLARLENLEAHARSVECRFNDK; via the coding sequence ATGCCCTGCCCACGATTTACCATTTCCGGCCCCGACGATTTCGGGGCGCTACGGCACATGCTCGCCGGACGCACGGCGGCCGCCTCGGACGCGGAGGACAAGGTCCGCCACATCCTGAACGACGTGGCCACGCGCGGCGACGAAGCCTTGATCGAACTGACCAGCCGTTTTGATTGCAAAACCTTCGACGCCGCCTGCCTGCGCGTCTCCGCCGCCGACATCGCCGCCGGCGTTGCGGCCGTGCCGGCTTCCGACCGCGCCATCATCGAGGAGGCGGCGGACAATATCCGCACCTTCCACGCCGCCCAAAAAGAGCGCTCCTGGTGGATGCCCTCGGCCGATGGCACCATGCTCGGCCAGATCGTCACCCCGGTGGACGCGGCCGGCTGTTACGTGCCCGGCGGACGCGGCGGCGAGACCCCGCTTATCTCCAGCCTGCTCATGAACGCCATCCCGGCCCAGGTCGCCGGCGTGCCGCGCATCGTCGTCGTCTCGCCCCCACGCCAGGACGGATCGCTCAATCCCTATATCCTGACCGCCGCCAAGGTCCTCGGCATCGACGAAATCTACCGGGTCGGCAGCGCCTGGGCCATTGCCGCCCTGGCCTACGGCACGGCCTCCATCGCGCCGGTGGACGTGGTGGCCGGGCCGGGCAACATCTACGTGACCACGGCCAAGCGGATGCTGATCGGCACGATCGGCATCGACATGATCGCCGGCCCGAGCGAGATCGCCATCCTGGCCGACACCTCGGCCAATCCCGACTGGCTGGCCGCGGACATGCTGTCCCAGGCCGAACACGACCCCATGGCCGCGGCCGTTTGCGTCTCCTCGGACGAAAAGCTCCTTGACGCCACCTGCGAGGCCCTGGTCAGGCGACTGGCCGATCTGCCGCGAAACGACATCGCCGCCGCATCCCTGGCCCACTACGGGGCGCTGGCCGTCGTGCCGGACCTTTCCGTCGGCATGGAGCTCATAAACGCCATTGCCCCGGAGCATTTCGAGCTGTGCGTGGCCGATCCCTGGGCGCTCGTCGGCCAGGTGCGCCATGCCGGCGCGGTTTTCATGGGCAACCACTGCCCCGAGCCGGTGGGCGATTATTTCGCCGGCCCCAACCACGTGCTGCCGACCATGGGCACGGCGCGGTTCTCCTCGGCTTTGTCGGTTGCCACCTTCACCAAGAAAACCAGCCTGATCGCCGCCGCTCCGGGCTATATCGCCGCCCATGGCGCGAAGATCGCCCGGCTGGCCCGGCTGGAAAACCTGGAAGCCCACGCCCGCAGCGTGGAATGCCGCTTCAACGACAAATAA
- the acs gene encoding acetate--CoA ligase — protein MIADNIESLMHEQRRYEPPEEGRERAHIKSIEEYNAIYKRSIEDPDGYWGERATELLTWFRPWDTVLEYDFDKPEIKWFAGGKLNATYNCLDRHLTDGRRNKAALIWQGEDDRDVRTYTYQMLHDDVCRFANVLRKMGVKKGDRVSLYLPMIPELAIAMLACARIGAPHSIIFAGFSSHSLRDRINDCEAKVLVVSDAVIRSGKTIPLKPNADEAVKECASIEKVVVVRHAGNEVEMFPGRDLWWHDVMSDHDVQGCCEPEPMDAEDVLFILYTSGSTGKPKGVYHTTGGYLTYAAHTSQLVFDLHDDDIHWCTADIGWITGHSYIVYGPLALGATSLMFESVPTYPAPDRFWQICEKFKVNIFYTAPTVIRSLMRSGPAWTQKHDLSSLRILGSVGEPINPEAWMWYHEHIGHGKLPIVDTWWQTETGGLMISPLPYATMLKPGSASLPLPGIDPIIVDTDNKEVGPNQGGFLVIRKPWPGMLRGIWNAPERFKQQYFAGFKGSYESGDGARRDTDGYFWIMGRVDDVINVSGHRMGTAEIESALVSHPTVAEAAVVGMPHEVKGQSIYAYVTLKAGYEESEELLKTLKLHVRKEIGPIAAPEVIQFAPGLPKTRSGKIMRRILRKIASNEVESLGDTSTLADPSVVTELIEGKKKLFG, from the coding sequence ATGATCGCAGACAACATCGAAAGCCTCATGCACGAACAACGCCGCTACGAGCCGCCGGAAGAAGGCCGCGAGCGCGCCCACATCAAAAGCATCGAAGAATACAACGCCATTTACAAGCGTTCCATCGAGGACCCGGACGGCTATTGGGGTGAGCGCGCCACCGAGCTGCTCACCTGGTTTAGGCCCTGGGACACGGTCCTGGAATACGATTTCGACAAGCCGGAGATCAAATGGTTCGCCGGGGGCAAGCTCAACGCCACCTATAACTGTCTGGACAGGCATTTGACCGATGGCCGGCGCAACAAGGCGGCGCTGATCTGGCAGGGTGAGGACGACAGGGATGTGCGCACCTACACCTACCAGATGCTCCACGACGATGTCTGCCGGTTCGCCAACGTGCTGCGAAAAATGGGCGTGAAAAAAGGCGACCGGGTAAGCCTCTATCTGCCCATGATTCCGGAGCTGGCTATTGCCATGCTGGCCTGCGCCCGCATCGGCGCGCCGCACAGCATCATCTTCGCCGGATTTTCGTCCCACAGCCTGCGTGACCGCATCAACGACTGCGAGGCCAAGGTGCTGGTGGTCAGCGACGCCGTCATCCGCTCCGGCAAGACCATACCGCTTAAGCCCAACGCCGACGAAGCCGTCAAGGAATGCGCCAGCATCGAGAAGGTCGTGGTGGTGCGCCACGCCGGCAACGAGGTGGAGATGTTCCCCGGCCGCGACCTGTGGTGGCACGACGTCATGAGCGACCACGATGTCCAGGGCTGCTGCGAGCCCGAGCCCATGGACGCCGAGGACGTGTTGTTCATTCTTTACACCTCCGGTTCCACGGGCAAGCCCAAGGGCGTCTACCACACCACCGGCGGCTACCTGACCTATGCCGCCCACACGAGCCAGCTCGTCTTCGATCTGCACGACGACGACATCCACTGGTGCACGGCCGATATAGGCTGGATCACTGGACATTCCTACATCGTCTACGGGCCGCTGGCGCTCGGGGCCACCTCGCTCATGTTCGAGAGCGTACCCACCTACCCGGCTCCGGACCGCTTCTGGCAGATCTGCGAGAAGTTCAAAGTCAACATTTTTTACACCGCGCCGACAGTCATCCGGTCGCTGATGCGTTCCGGCCCGGCCTGGACCCAGAAGCACGACCTGTCGTCGCTGCGCATCCTCGGTTCGGTGGGCGAGCCCATCAACCCCGAGGCCTGGATGTGGTACCACGAGCACATCGGCCACGGGAAACTGCCCATCGTCGACACCTGGTGGCAGACCGAGACCGGCGGGCTCATGATCTCTCCCCTGCCCTACGCCACGATGCTCAAACCGGGCTCTGCCTCCCTGCCCCTGCCCGGCATCGACCCCATCATCGTGGACACCGACAACAAGGAAGTCGGCCCCAACCAGGGCGGGTTCCTGGTCATTCGCAAACCCTGGCCGGGCATGCTGCGCGGCATCTGGAACGCGCCGGAACGCTTCAAGCAGCAGTATTTCGCCGGGTTCAAGGGGAGCTACGAATCCGGAGACGGGGCGCGACGCGACACGGACGGCTATTTCTGGATCATGGGCCGGGTGGACGACGTCATTAACGTCTCCGGCCACCGCATGGGCACGGCCGAGATCGAATCGGCCCTGGTGTCCCATCCGACCGTGGCCGAGGCGGCCGTGGTCGGCATGCCCCACGAGGTCAAGGGCCAGAGCATCTACGCCTACGTGACGCTCAAGGCCGGCTACGAGGAAAGCGAGGAGCTGCTCAAAACGCTCAAGCTCCATGTGCGCAAGGAGATCGGCCCCATCGCCGCGCCGGAGGTGATCCAGTTCGCGCCGGGACTGCCCAAGACCCGAAGCGGCAAGATCATGCGGCGCATTTTGCGCAAGATCGCCTCCAACGAGGTGGAGAGCCTGGGCGATACCTCGACCCTGGCCGATCCGAGCGTGGTGACGGAACTGATCGAAGGCAAGAAGAAGCTCTTCGGCTAG
- a CDS encoding ADP-ribosylglycohydrolase family protein translates to MSDNATAMVLASFIGDALALGPHWEYDPEALAKRFGLVTGYTTPDPDGYHGGRKAGELTHYGDQTLILLRSLADRKGFDIDDFAAKWRQRMASYDGYIDGATRMTLKIFDFGESPENSGSNSNDLAGASRVAPLVFALRHDLPALVEAARAQTKMTHNHAQVIEAAEFFARAAWALLSGKPLDAALDSAAEAGYASAPVERWLALGRESAGEETVAAIGRFGRSCHIDEAMPGVIHLLVRYGDDLRTGLAQNVMAGGDSAARGMLVGMLLGASLGRDGLPEEWVGGLAARETIERDLAAIGA, encoded by the coding sequence ATGTCCGACAACGCGACTGCCATGGTTTTGGCCTCTTTTATCGGCGATGCTCTGGCCCTTGGCCCGCACTGGGAATATGATCCCGAGGCGCTCGCCAAGCGATTCGGCCTGGTGACGGGCTACACCACCCCGGACCCCGACGGCTACCATGGCGGCAGGAAGGCCGGTGAGCTGACCCATTACGGCGATCAGACCCTTATATTGCTGCGTTCCCTGGCCGACCGGAAGGGGTTCGACATCGACGATTTCGCCGCCAAATGGCGGCAGCGGATGGCGTCCTATGACGGGTACATCGACGGCGCCACCCGCATGACGCTCAAGATTTTCGATTTCGGCGAGTCCCCCGAAAATTCGGGCTCCAATTCCAACGACCTGGCCGGCGCGAGCCGGGTGGCCCCCCTTGTCTTCGCCCTGCGCCACGACCTGCCCGCCCTGGTCGAGGCGGCGCGTGCGCAGACCAAGATGACCCACAACCATGCCCAGGTCATCGAGGCGGCCGAATTTTTCGCCCGCGCCGCCTGGGCGCTTTTGTCCGGAAAACCCCTCGACGCCGCTCTGGACAGCGCCGCCGAAGCCGGCTACGCCAGCGCCCCCGTCGAACGTTGGCTGGCGCTTGGGCGCGAGTCGGCCGGTGAGGAGACCGTGGCGGCCATCGGCCGTTTCGGCCGGTCCTGCCACATCGACGAAGCCATGCCCGGCGTGATCCATCTCCTCGTCCGTTACGGCGACGACCTGCGCACGGGCCTTGCGCAAAACGTCATGGCCGGCGGGGACAGCGCCGCCCGGGGCATGCTGGTCGGTATGCTGCTCGGCGCATCCCTGGGACGCGACGGGCTGCCCGAGGAGTGGGTCGGGGGACTCGCCGCCCGCGAAACCATCGAGCGGGATCTGGCGGCCATCGGAGCGTAG
- a CDS encoding acyltransferase, with protein sequence MSTAVKPAWMLGPVREPITPEVSKRIDVLRILLMFLIVLNHGAKGVTVRIGDPGPLTTLMVTLFNDHIILVTVPLFFAISGFLFLRKFELSLAAYGEMLRKKFFSLFIPYVLFNIWIVAWFYFVGSIETMGSWNYFVQHGLWAKIFGVGGYATPVNYPLWFLRDLMLVFVLSPVLLLFLKEAPGVGLVTLFVLWTGLDHDPYSYHSYFFMFYLGGFVARSRLTLSGRSWWQRWAALVFIVLTVVLVAQTSFGITDPVVQRFVFKCYLVIGVAFFWYVSSFPRIRDSAMLHRMARFSFFIYLAHEPTVSIFQTRLLSVWVPASDVQQTIFYFLTGVAVTFFLWGVGEVFSRLLPRVYAVATGARLPRRKPLPAALAPQGH encoded by the coding sequence GTGAGTACAGCCGTCAAACCCGCCTGGATGCTCGGGCCGGTCCGGGAACCCATCACCCCGGAAGTCTCCAAACGCATTGATGTCCTGCGCATTTTGCTCATGTTTCTGATCGTCCTCAACCATGGAGCCAAGGGCGTGACCGTGCGCATTGGCGACCCCGGGCCGCTCACGACCCTGATGGTGACGCTTTTCAACGACCATATCATCCTGGTGACCGTACCGCTTTTTTTCGCCATCTCCGGATTCTTGTTCCTGCGCAAGTTCGAGTTGTCCCTGGCCGCCTACGGCGAGATGCTGCGCAAGAAATTCTTCTCACTGTTCATTCCCTATGTGCTGTTCAATATTTGGATCGTCGCCTGGTTCTATTTCGTCGGCAGCATCGAGACGATGGGCTCCTGGAACTACTTTGTACAGCACGGCCTTTGGGCCAAGATATTCGGCGTCGGCGGCTATGCCACGCCCGTCAACTATCCCTTGTGGTTTTTGCGCGACCTGATGCTGGTGTTCGTCCTCTCGCCCGTCCTGCTCCTGTTTCTCAAGGAAGCCCCGGGGGTGGGACTGGTCACCCTCTTTGTCCTCTGGACAGGGCTTGACCACGATCCCTACTCATACCACAGCTACTTCTTCATGTTCTACCTCGGCGGCTTTGTGGCCCGCTCCCGTCTGACCTTGTCCGGACGATCCTGGTGGCAGCGCTGGGCGGCACTCGTTTTCATCGTGCTGACTGTCGTACTGGTCGCCCAAACTTCCTTTGGCATTACCGACCCAGTGGTGCAGCGCTTTGTTTTCAAGTGCTACCTCGTGATCGGAGTGGCCTTTTTCTGGTATGTCTCGTCGTTTCCCCGCATCCGGGACAGCGCCATGCTGCACCGCATGGCCCGGTTCAGCTTTTTCATTTATCTGGCCCATGAGCCCACGGTTTCCATTTTTCAGACGAGGCTCCTTTCCGTATGGGTGCCTGCGAGCGATGTGCAGCAAACCATATTTTACTTTCTCACGGGAGTGGCCGTGACCTTCTTTTTATGGGGCGTGGGCGAAGTCTTTTCCCGGCTTCTGCCGCGCGTGTATGCTGTGGCCACGGGGGCGCGTCTGCCCAGGCGCAAACCGCTGCCAGCCGCCCTTGCGCCGCAAGGGCATTGA
- a CDS encoding response regulator, whose amino-acid sequence MLRILLAEDDANHATLARQALEEEGHVVTTVPDGRVALETIAKEPFDLILLDMRLPQVDGREFIGQVRAEKTRLADIPIVVLTGYGLRQHLDFFNRFGVRDYLAKPYDCDELTTIIRAYDHPAPSGAPNTPSVS is encoded by the coding sequence ATGTTGCGTATCCTGCTTGCCGAGGATGATGCCAACCATGCCACCCTGGCCCGCCAGGCGCTGGAGGAAGAGGGACATGTCGTCACGACTGTTCCCGATGGCCGCGTTGCCTTGGAAACCATCGCCAAAGAGCCTTTCGACCTCATTTTGCTCGACATGCGCCTGCCGCAAGTGGACGGCCGCGAATTTATCGGCCAAGTGCGGGCCGAGAAGACCCGTCTGGCCGATATTCCCATCGTGGTCCTGACCGGCTACGGCCTGCGCCAGCACCTGGACTTTTTCAACCGCTTCGGCGTGCGCGACTATCTAGCCAAGCCGTACGACTGCGACGAACTCACAACCATCATCCGCGCCTACGACCACCCCGCGCCAAGCGGCGCTCCCAACACGCCGTCGGTGTCCTGA
- a CDS encoding ABC transporter ATP-binding protein: protein MLRIEDLHVKIGDREVLSGINLHIAENETFILFGPNGSGKTTLLMTLMGFGNYEITKGRILFRGHDITNATIYERARLGIGMSFQRPPTIHGLKTRHLVTMCARGDEIDVEELAKKVNMDEFLDRDINAGFSGGEIKRSELLQLMAQKPYLLLFDEPESGVDLENMKLIGSTVREVLTGGIEPRPGSSMKQQRVTKRPVSGLIITHTGYILEYVNADRGQVLYNGHLCCEANPRDILDHISQYGYQECVRCLN, encoded by the coding sequence ATGCTTCGCATCGAAGACCTGCATGTGAAAATCGGCGACCGGGAAGTCCTCTCGGGCATCAACCTGCACATCGCCGAAAACGAGACGTTCATCCTGTTCGGCCCCAACGGCTCGGGCAAGACCACATTGCTCATGACGCTCATGGGCTTCGGCAACTACGAGATCACCAAAGGCCGCATCCTTTTTCGCGGTCATGATATCACCAACGCAACCATCTACGAGCGGGCGCGTCTGGGCATCGGCATGTCCTTCCAGCGACCGCCCACCATCCATGGCCTGAAGACGCGCCATCTGGTCACCATGTGCGCCCGGGGCGACGAAATCGACGTGGAAGAGCTGGCCAAGAAGGTCAACATGGACGAATTTCTCGACCGCGACATCAATGCCGGCTTCTCCGGCGGCGAGATCAAGCGGTCGGAATTGCTCCAGCTCATGGCCCAAAAACCTTACCTGCTGCTTTTCGACGAGCCGGAATCGGGCGTGGACCTGGAAAATATGAAGCTGATCGGCTCGACCGTGCGCGAAGTCCTCACCGGAGGCATCGAGCCCCGGCCCGGGAGCAGCATGAAGCAGCAGCGGGTGACCAAGCGTCCCGTGTCCGGGCTCATCATCACCCACACCGGCTACATTCTCGAATACGTCAACGCCGACCGGGGGCAGGTGCTCTATAACGGCCACCTGTGCTGCGAGGCCAATCCGCGCGACATCCTGGACCACATCAGCCAGTACGGCTACCAGGAATGCGTGCGCTGCCTCAATTAG
- a CDS encoding SufD family Fe-S cluster assembly protein → MEKIDLHDFRFSGSTLGQIPDLRNLDPADKAEMLMSGVDVEEHQRAGTYLQVDHGSVHCKSLQKGVEILDIKDALKKYDGLPGHFWTQVDKDKDEFTRAAAENLHGGYFVRTEKGAKITEPVQSCLFLKSDMVGQNVHNVVIVADDSELHIITGCSVAHGSKGAAHFGISEFFVGKNAKLTFTMIHNWADSTVVRPRTGGVVEEGGAFINNYVLLKPVKDLQSYPAIRLNGRGAVARFNSVIVAPKGSYVDSGSRIELNAPDTRGEIIARTIASGGTIVSRGFIGGNSVPAKGHLECKGLILGGGVIHAVPELLGTMDGVELSHEAAVGKIDQEEIEYLMARGLDEDEATSTIVRGFLNVDIMGLPQELHDVIEKTIAESQKDMF, encoded by the coding sequence ATGGAAAAGATCGATCTGCACGACTTTCGTTTCAGCGGTTCCACATTGGGCCAGATCCCCGATCTGCGCAATCTCGACCCGGCGGACAAGGCCGAGATGCTCATGTCCGGCGTGGATGTCGAGGAACATCAACGCGCCGGCACCTATTTGCAGGTGGACCACGGCAGCGTTCACTGCAAGAGCCTGCAAAAGGGCGTGGAAATCCTCGACATCAAGGACGCCCTGAAAAAATACGACGGCCTGCCCGGCCACTTCTGGACACAGGTGGACAAGGACAAGGACGAGTTCACCCGGGCCGCGGCCGAGAATCTGCACGGCGGCTATTTCGTGCGCACCGAGAAGGGCGCCAAGATCACCGAGCCAGTGCAGTCCTGCCTGTTCCTCAAGTCCGACATGGTCGGCCAGAACGTCCACAACGTGGTCATCGTGGCGGACGATTCCGAACTGCATATCATCACCGGCTGCTCGGTGGCCCATGGCTCGAAGGGCGCGGCCCACTTCGGCATCTCGGAATTCTTCGTGGGCAAGAACGCCAAACTGACCTTCACCATGATCCACAACTGGGCCGACTCCACGGTGGTGCGGCCGCGCACCGGCGGTGTGGTGGAAGAGGGCGGGGCATTCATCAACAACTACGTGCTGCTCAAGCCCGTCAAGGACCTGCAGTCCTATCCGGCCATCCGTTTGAACGGCCGGGGGGCGGTGGCGCGGTTCAATTCCGTCATCGTCGCGCCCAAGGGGTCCTATGTCGACTCCGGCAGCCGTATCGAATTAAACGCTCCGGACACCCGGGGCGAGATCATCGCCCGCACCATCGCCTCGGGCGGCACCATCGTGTCGCGGGGCTTTATCGGCGGCAACTCCGTGCCGGCCAAGGGCCATCTCGAATGCAAGGGGCTCATTCTCGGCGGCGGCGTCATCCATGCCGTGCCCGAGCTGCTCGGCACCATGGACGGCGTGGAGCTGTCCCATGAGGCGGCCGTGGGCAAGATCGACCAGGAAGAGATCGAATACCTCATGGCCCGGGGCCTGGACGAGGATGAGGCGACCTCCACCATCGTGCGCGGTTTCCTCAACGTGGACATTATGGGCCTGCCCCAGGAGCTCCACGACGTCATCGAAAAGACCATCGCCGAGTCCCAAAAGGACATGTTCTAG